Proteins found in one Lysinibacillus fusiformis genomic segment:
- the xseA gene encoding exodeoxyribonuclease VII large subunit: MSSASYLTVKALTKYIKRKFDADPHLREVYVKGELSNVKIHQSGHIYFTLKDDGARIAATMFKTAATKLAFEPKEGMQVFIRGDVNVYEGYGTYQLYVQEMQPDGIGSLFVAFNQLKEQLQKEGLFKPEWKQPIPKFPEKIGVLTSTTGAAIRDICTTLKRRYPLAEILIYPTLVQGAQAAPNIVQNIQRANQEASCDVLIVGRGGGSIEDLWAFNEEIVARAIFESRIPIISAVGHETDTTIADYVADLRAPTPTAAAEMAVPDQAELYQRVLTQKSQLHQMVRSQLMAERQRLNKLQQSYPLSMPERLYRPFTERLAQLESGLQTAMQVSLMKKAAQLQQLHSTVEQHSPKKALAFHQRELEARVQQLSRVTAYYVAKQQQKFESTVRTLEALNPLSILTRGFTVAYKEQQMIKSSTEVQKQDQLTLTFHDGKVVAEVTNILPKNEGELL; encoded by the coding sequence ATGTCCTCTGCTTCTTATTTAACAGTAAAAGCGTTAACAAAATATATTAAACGAAAATTCGATGCAGATCCACATTTGCGTGAAGTCTATGTAAAAGGCGAATTATCGAATGTGAAAATTCATCAATCCGGTCATATTTATTTTACCTTAAAAGACGATGGTGCCCGAATAGCTGCTACGATGTTTAAAACAGCGGCTACCAAATTAGCATTTGAGCCGAAGGAAGGTATGCAAGTATTTATCCGTGGTGATGTAAACGTTTACGAAGGCTATGGAACTTATCAGCTCTATGTACAGGAAATGCAACCAGATGGCATTGGTAGCTTATTTGTTGCCTTCAATCAATTAAAAGAGCAATTACAAAAAGAAGGGCTTTTTAAACCAGAGTGGAAACAGCCGATTCCAAAGTTTCCTGAAAAAATTGGTGTGCTCACTTCAACTACTGGTGCAGCTATCCGGGATATTTGTACAACCTTAAAGAGGCGTTACCCACTTGCGGAAATTTTGATTTATCCAACACTTGTGCAAGGAGCTCAGGCAGCACCGAATATTGTGCAAAATATTCAACGTGCTAATCAAGAGGCGAGCTGTGACGTGTTGATTGTCGGGCGAGGGGGCGGCTCAATCGAGGACTTATGGGCATTTAATGAAGAAATCGTGGCACGAGCTATTTTTGAAAGCCGAATCCCCATTATAAGTGCAGTTGGTCACGAAACAGACACGACGATTGCCGATTATGTAGCAGATTTACGTGCACCGACACCAACGGCAGCTGCTGAGATGGCTGTGCCAGATCAAGCGGAGCTCTACCAACGTGTGCTGACGCAAAAATCACAGCTTCATCAAATGGTTAGGTCGCAACTTATGGCTGAGCGACAACGTCTAAATAAGCTCCAGCAGTCTTATCCGTTATCAATGCCAGAAAGACTTTATCGACCTTTTACGGAAAGATTGGCACAGCTTGAGTCCGGATTGCAGACAGCGATGCAAGTGAGCTTGATGAAAAAAGCCGCCCAACTTCAACAATTACATAGTACGGTGGAGCAACATTCACCCAAAAAGGCACTTGCTTTTCATCAGAGAGAGCTTGAAGCGCGTGTCCAACAATTATCACGTGTTACAGCGTATTATGTGGCGAAGCAACAACAAAAATTTGAGTCAACCGTTAGAACATTAGAAGCTTTAAATCCACTGTCTATTCTAACAAGAGGCTTTACAGTAGCATATAAAGAGCAGCAAATGATCAAATCATCCACTGAGGTGCAAAAGCAGGATCAACTGACACTGACCTTCCATGATGGAAAGGTTGTGGCAGAAGTGACGAATATCTTGCCAAAGAATGAGGGGGAATTGTTGTGA
- a CDS encoding undecaprenyl-diphosphate phosphatase: MENIDIMLIVKHIIIGLVQGFTEPIPVSSSGHVMIASEILGLGEQGFTFAILTNTASLLAIMYIYREDIVRLISHFFLYLKTGEKRYNADFRFALYIIIGSIPAGVLGVLLSDVIADNVSMTTIALMLFVTGTALWLIRNMRGKKKDADLRAKDAIIVGLGQAVALTPGISRSGATIISAIAVGMKQDTALRFSFMLYIPVSLGGVVLGITDFLDEPNKGALALPYAATFLATLIMTYFAMRWFMGIMKSGKLSYFTYYCFIVGTLLLLFY, from the coding sequence ATGGAAAATATTGATATTATGTTAATTGTTAAGCATATCATTATTGGACTTGTCCAAGGCTTTACAGAGCCAATTCCTGTATCGTCGAGTGGGCATGTGATGATTGCCAGCGAAATACTGGGGCTAGGTGAACAAGGCTTTACTTTTGCCATCTTAACAAATACAGCTTCGTTACTCGCTATTATGTATATTTATCGTGAGGATATTGTTCGTCTGATCAGCCATTTTTTTCTTTACTTGAAAACGGGAGAAAAGCGTTATAATGCGGATTTTCGCTTTGCTCTCTATATTATAATTGGTTCAATCCCTGCTGGCGTTTTAGGGGTGTTATTAAGTGACGTTATTGCGGATAATGTAAGTATGACGACGATTGCGCTTATGCTATTTGTGACAGGGACCGCATTGTGGCTAATACGTAATATGCGTGGCAAGAAGAAAGATGCAGATTTACGTGCAAAAGATGCTATCATTGTAGGATTAGGGCAAGCAGTCGCTTTAACGCCAGGCATTAGCCGTTCAGGAGCTACGATTATTTCAGCCATAGCAGTAGGGATGAAGCAGGATACAGCCTTACGTTTTTCTTTTATGCTTTATATTCCTGTGAGTTTGGGTGGGGTAGTCCTCGGTATTACAGATTTTTTAGACGAGCCGAATAAAGGTGCCTTAGCACTTCCCTACGCCGCCACTTTCTTGGCGACACTTATTATGACTTATTTTGCGATGCGTTGGTTTATGGGCATTATGAAAAGTGGCAAACTTAGCTATTTTACGTATTATTGTTTTATTGTAGGAACTCTTTTATTACTATTCTATTAA
- the folD gene encoding bifunctional methylenetetrahydrofolate dehydrogenase/methenyltetrahydrofolate cyclohydrolase FolD produces the protein MSSAIINGKEIGQEIRNAVAERVIRLKERGLTPGLAVVLVGDNQASATYVRNKQKSCEAIGMFSELIKLPEETTQEELLAQIELLNQREDIHGILVQLPLPKHIDEDTVIATIAVEKDVDGFSPVSVGKMMLGQETFLPCTPFGVMKLLEYSGIEIAGKHAVIVGRSHIVGKPMGQLLLQKDATVTYTHSKTPDLPSFTKQADILIAAVGRANFITKEHVKEGAVVIDVGINRDDNNKLCGDVNFAEVDGIASHITPVPGGVGPMTITMLLFNTVQAAENTLAK, from the coding sequence ATGTCAAGTGCAATTATTAATGGTAAAGAGATTGGTCAAGAAATTCGTAATGCTGTAGCAGAGCGTGTCATTCGTTTAAAAGAGCGAGGGTTAACACCTGGTTTAGCGGTTGTGTTAGTTGGAGACAACCAAGCATCAGCTACATATGTGAGAAATAAACAGAAATCTTGTGAAGCAATTGGTATGTTTTCAGAACTCATTAAATTACCAGAAGAAACAACGCAAGAGGAATTACTAGCACAAATTGAGCTTTTAAATCAACGTGAGGATATTCATGGTATTTTAGTTCAATTACCACTCCCAAAACATATTGATGAGGATACAGTCATTGCAACGATTGCAGTCGAGAAGGATGTCGATGGATTCTCACCTGTAAGTGTTGGGAAAATGATGCTTGGCCAAGAAACATTTTTACCTTGTACACCGTTTGGCGTGATGAAGCTTCTTGAGTATTCAGGAATTGAAATCGCTGGAAAACATGCTGTGATTGTAGGTCGTAGTCATATCGTTGGTAAACCAATGGGACAACTACTTTTACAAAAAGATGCAACGGTTACCTATACACACTCTAAAACGCCAGATTTACCTTCATTTACAAAACAAGCGGATATTTTAATTGCCGCTGTTGGACGTGCAAACTTTATTACGAAAGAGCATGTGAAAGAAGGGGCTGTTGTCATTGATGTAGGGATTAATCGCGATGACAACAATAAATTATGCGGCGACGTAAACTTTGCAGAAGTGGATGGAATTGCGTCTCATATTACGCCTGTACCAGGTGGCGTAGGTCCAATGACCATCACAATGTTACTATTCAACACAGTGCAAGCAGCTGAAAATACGCTTGCAAAATAA
- the nusB gene encoding transcription antitermination factor NusB: protein MKRHEAREKALQVLFQLDNTDLTVEEAMGHIKGQPTNAFYEKIVNGTAEHLEEIDATLEQHLEKWSLARLPKIERTVLRLAVYELLYMPETPKRVVLNEAIELCKTFGDDSSSKFVNGVLSKFTEQE from the coding sequence ATGAAACGACATGAAGCACGCGAAAAAGCGTTGCAAGTTTTGTTTCAGCTAGACAATACGGATCTAACAGTTGAAGAAGCAATGGGCCATATTAAGGGTCAACCTACCAATGCCTTCTATGAAAAGATCGTGAATGGAACAGCTGAACATTTGGAGGAAATCGATGCTACATTAGAACAGCATCTTGAAAAGTGGTCACTTGCCCGTCTACCCAAAATTGAAAGAACGGTTTTACGCCTAGCTGTATATGAATTGTTATACATGCCAGAAACACCAAAAAGAGTAGTACTAAACGAAGCAATCGAGTTATGTAAAACATTTGGCGATGATAGTTCATCTAAATTCGTCAATGGTGTACTTTCTAAATTTACAGAACAAGAATAA